The Tardibacter chloracetimidivorans region GGGACAGACGCATGACGCGGGGCGGATCGCCTCGAAGCTGGAATGGCTTTGGATCGGCGGGAAGGGGCTGCGGCGCGGCCGGCTCGGCGGAGGGAATGTCGGTGCGATCGTTCACGGCCGCCGCTCCCGTCCGTCGTCGCGCACGATGCGGACGCGCTGTTCATTGCGCCGATCGCCCAGGCGCAGTTCGGCGGCGGCGAACAGCCGGTCCACCACCATGTAGCGGCCCTGCACGCGATAATTGACTAGCTCGGCGTCCCCGGCCGCGCCGGTAACGAACAGCGGCGGCATCTCGCCCTGCGAGATCCCCGCCGGAAACTCGATGAACACCTGCCGGGAGTCGTCGAACGCACGAATGGGACGCCACGGGGCGCGGTCGCCCTCGATGCGATAACGGAAATTGAGCGAAGTCACATCCACGCCGGTCGCGGCCGGCGCGACCGTCGCAGCGGCGATGTTGCCGCCGCGTAGCGCGATGAGCTGATCTTGCGGGTAGGTCCACGACACTGAGGCCATGTAGGTCGCAGGTGTCGCGCGCAGCTCCAGATGATAGGTGCGCCGATCGGTGTTGATGACCAGCCAGCAGCGCACAGGTTCGGATTTCTTGATCTGCTTGCGCTTGGCGCGCAGCAGCATCGCCAGCCTTCGACCCTCGCCAGCGGTGACGAGGTAATAGCCGGTCGGCGTTCCGTCTTCCTTGACCTCGGGTTCCACGACAAGGTTCTGGATCAGCCCCTTGTGCTGGATCGAAGCGGCCAGCGCCTCGATGGCGGCTTCCCCATGCGGCACCTTGCGGGCGTTACGCGGGGACTTCTTGAGCTTGGCCAGCGGCACGAAAATCTCGACGCCCGACACAGGCTCGGCGGCTGCGGTTTCGGTAACAGCGTTCATCACACTACTCCTTCTAAAACCACACACACCCCGGAATGGGGTGGGCGGCGAAAGAGCGACCGGCAGGCCCGCCGACGGAGCCGGGCCGCACCCGCAGGGCCGGAACGCAGAGGAGGTAAGCGCGGCACGCGCGTTGCGGCCCGGCGCGGCGGGCCTAAAGGGAAGCGACGCCCACCCCATCTCGGGGAGTGCAACGACCGCCAATGCGATCGGGCCGGCGCAGCCCTGGCCCGATCTCCGCAGCTCAAAGCGATGTGAATCCGCGCAGCGGATTGGCGATCGGCGCGGGATCGCGCCGCCCCGCCATGCTGATCGTCACCCGGCAGGGCAGAGACCCATCAGGGGCTCGGTCGGAGCGCAGCGGAGATAGAGCAGCGGTCCCGCAGGGAGGCGCCAAACCCTCTAGCCTTGCAATTTCCAACAGCATCGACTAACATGCAGTCATTGACTTATGGAGGCTAACATGGCGGTGATGACGATCCGAAACATCGACGATGTGATCAAGAAGCGCCTCCGCGTGCGCGCAGCCGTCAATGGCCGCTCGATGGAAGACGAGGCGCGCGACATATTGCGCTCGGCCCTCTCCACCGACGATCCGCGACCCCGCAACCTCGCTCACGCAATCCATGAGAGGTTCGGCCCGTTGGGAGGCGTTGATCTGCCTCACATGCCGCGCGAGGCGATCCGGCAGCCGGTGGACTTCGGCGAATGATCGTCCTCGACACCAACGTCATTTCCGAGCTGATGCGGCGCGAACCTGACGCAAAGGTCATGGCGTGGATGGGCGAGCAGCCGATGGCGGGGGTGTTCACGACGACGTTGACGCAGGCGGAAATCTTTTACGGTCTGGCGCTGCTGCCCGAGGGACGCCGACGCGACGATCTGCTGTCAGCCGCACGTCCGATGTTCGATGTCGATTTGGCGGGGCGCGTCCTGCCGTTCGATACCGAAGCGGCCCTTGTCTATCCCGAGATCGCCGCCGGGCGGAAACAGGGTGGCAAGCCGATCAGCCAGATCGACGCGCAAATCGCCGCCATCGTGCGCTCGCGCGGCGCGCGGCTGGCGACTCGCAACGTCCGCGATTTCATCGATTGCGGGATTACCGTTGTCGATCCGTGGGGCGAAGCATGACGCCCGCCGCAGCACGCTCCTATCTGCGCTACGCCGCGACAGAGCCTTTGCACGCGGCGCGGTCGCGACGCAGCGTGTCAGGATGGCCCTTCCGCGCAAGCTCCGCCGCCGCACGCCTCGTCGCTGGGCCGAATGCCCGGACGACCTGCACGACTATGTCGACCGTGTCGCACCGCGCCGCGCTTCGGGCCGATCGCGCGAGGATGACGGGCCGATCGTCGTCACCGACGACTTGCCGGAGCAAGTTCCAATCGGCGACGCCGAGTTGCGCGCGATCGAAGGTCATATGCGGCAAGAGCTGGACAAGCTGTTCGGAACGCTGCCGTGAAGTGAGGAGTGAAGCGTCATGACCAGCGCCGCCCTGCGACGAGATGAGGATGAGGCGTCGGTCGTAGCCATCGCCCACGCTGCGCTTTACCTGCGCGTCTCGACCGGCCGGCAGGCTGAAAGCGACCTGTCCATCCCCGACCAGCGTCGCCAGATCGAAGGCTATTGTCTGTCGCGCGGCTGGGAGGTTGCGGCCGAGTTTGTCGAGCCGGGCAACACCGCGACCGACGATCGCCGCCCGGCGTTCCAGGCGATGATCGACGCAGCAATGCAGAAGCCGCCGGCGTTCAGTGTGATCCTCGTCCACAGCTTCTCGCGCTTCTTCCGAGACCAATTCCAGTTCGAGTTCTATGTCCGCAAGCTGGCAAAGAACGGTGTGCGGCTGATCTCGATCACGCAGGATTTGGGCGACGATCCGATGAGCGTGATGATGCGCCAGATCATGACACTGTTCGACGAATATCAGTCGAAGGAAAACGGCAAGCACACCCTGCGCGCGATGAAGGAGAACGCCCGGCAAGGCTTCTTGAACGGTGCGCGTGCGCCGATCGGCTATCGCGTGGTCGCGGCCGGTGAGCGCGGCGCAAAGATCAAGAAGAAGCTGGAGATCGACCCGATCCAAGCCGAAACGGTGCGGCGCATCTACCGCATGGCACTCAACGGCGTCGATGACCGGGGGCCGATGGGCCTCAAGTCGATCGCCACCTGGCTGAACGAAAATAATATCCGCACCCGCGACGGCGGGCGCTGGGGCTTGGGCGCGGTGCATCAGGTGCTCACCCGCACGACCTATATCGGCCAGCACCGCTTCAACACCCGCGATCACAAGACGAAGACGCGCAAGCCCGAGAGCGAACACGCGGTCATGGAAGTGCCCGCAATCGTCTCGGAAGCTGAGTTCGAGGCGGTCCAGCGCTCGCTTAAGGCGCGCAGCCCGAAGATGATGGCGCCGATGGCGGTGGGTGGCCCGACGCTGCTCACCGGCATCTGCTTCTGCGCGTGCTGCGGCGGTGCGATGACGCTGCGCACGGGCACCAGCAGCGTCGGCCGGGAGTATCGCTACTACACCTGCTCCACGAAGGCGCGGCAGGGTGCGACCGGCTGCCCAGGCATCACCGTGCCGATGGACCGTCTCAATGAGGCAGTGGTCGATCATCTCCAAGACCGTCTGCTCGACCCGGCGCGGCTCGAAGCTCTGATGGATCAGATCCTCGAACGGCGCGACGAGTGGGTGAACCAGCGTCGCGAGCATGTCGCCGATCTTGAGCGGCGTGCGACCGAGGCGGAAGCGAAGCTCAGGCGCCTCTATGACGCGATCGAGAACGGCGTCATCGACGTGAGCGACCCGTCGCTGAAAGATCGCATCGCCGAGCTGACCGCGACGCGTGACCAGGCCAAAGGCAACTCCGAGCGCGCCTTGGCGCATATCGTGAAGATTGGCCCGGCGATCACGCCGGAGAGTCTGCGCGCGTTTGCGGCTGCCCTGCGCAAGAAACTGCGGAACGGCGACGGCACGTTCGCTCGTGATCAGGTTCGCGCGGTCGCGCAGCGAGTCGAAGTCGTGAGCCGGAAAGAGGTCCGCATTCGCGGCCTGCGCAGCGAACTGCTCCGAACCCTCACCGCCGCCTCTGGGGTAGAGGCGGCGGTGCTAGGCGTTCGTGGTTTTGAACCGAAATGGCGCACCCGGCACGATTCGAACGTGCGGCCTCCACCTTCGGAGGGTGGCGCTCTATCCAGCTGAGCTACGGGTGCATCAAGCGCGCTACTAACGCAGCGACCTCGCGCGGGTCAATCGACGTAGACCAAATATTATCCCAGTTTGATCGATCGCGCGCAACCGAGACCCATCCTCACCGCAAAACCATCGCGCGCTTAACTCTTGCTCGAAGTATCCATCCGGTGAGGGCCGCCTTGTCGCGGGGGTAAGCGAACGCTCTTAAGGGTGCTCTTGCGAGCGCACTCAGGAGCGGTCTTTGGGCACGATGACGGTTTATTCGGGGGCCGAGCGGCGTCGACGCTGGAGCGGAGACGAGCGGCTTCAGGTTCTCACCGAGGCATTTTCGCCCGGCGCCAACGTGACGGCTGTGGCCCGCCGCTACGATCTCTCGACGGGGCTGATCTATACCTGGCGGCGCAAGCTGCGCGATGCGGCCGCGCCCGCGGCTTTGCCGACGACGGGCTTTGCGCAAGCCGTGGTGGTCGACGATGCCGGGCGACCCGCGCCGAGCACGGCACCTGCGATTGTCGTCGAGCTCGCTGCTGGCCGGCGGGTGAGCCTCTTTGCGTCGGCATCGCCGGCGCTTGCGGCCGCCGTCCTGAAAGCGCTGCGGTGATCCCACCGGGTGCGCGGGTGTGGATTGCGATGGGTCACACCGACATGCGCAAAGGCATGCAGGGCCTGGCGCTCATCGTGCAGCAGGGTCTGGGCCGCGACCCCCACAGCGGCGATCTTTTCGTCTTCCGCGGCCGCGGCGGCGCGCTCGTCAAGATCATCTGGCATGACGGGGTTGGCATGTCGCTCTACGCCAAGCGGATCGAGCGCGGCCGTTTCATCTGGCCCTCGGCAGCCCAGGGCGTCGTGTCGTTGACGGCCTCACAGCTGGCTTGCCTTCTGGACGGCGTCGACTGGCGCAACCCGCAGTACAGCTGGCGGCCACGCAGCGCGGGATAAGACGGCTTGCGGTCGCATTTTGGCCTTGCCGCCGGGCGCTCGGGGTGATTCACTCAAGCTCGTGGACACCGCCACCGCTGCCCTTCCCGACAATGTCGAAGCGCTGAGAGCGATGGTGGGACAGCTGTCAGCAGAGCTTGCCAACGAGCGCGCCAAAGCCTCGGCAACCGACGCGCTGATCGCCCACCTGAAGCTCCAGATCGCCAGGCTGAAGCGCGAGCAATATGGCGCCAGCGCCGAGCGCACGCGTCGCCTCCTCGACCAGATGGAGCTGCAGCTCGAGGAGCTCGAGGCCGACGCCAGCCAGGATGCCCTGGTTGCCGAAGCGGCCGCGCAGAAGACCGCGAGCGTGCGCAGCTTCCAGCGCCGGCAGCCAGCACGCAAGCCGTTTCCCGAGCATCTGCCGCGCGAGCGCGTCGTCGTGCCGTCGCCCTGCGCGTGTCTTGCCTGTGGCAGCGATCGGCTGAGTAAGCTCGGCGAGGACGTGACCGAGACACTGGAGGTGATCCCGCGGTCATGGAAGGTGATCCAGACGGTGCGCGAGCGCTTCGCGTGCCGCGCCTGTGAGCGGGTCAGCCAACCGCCGGCCCCGTTCCATGTCGTGCCGCGTGGCTGGGCGGGCCCGAGCTTTCTCGCCATGCTCTTGTTCGAGAAGTACGGCCAGCATCAGCCGCTCAATCGCCAGGCCGAGCGCTTTGCGCGTGAGGGCGTGCCCTTGAGCGTCTCGACGCTAGCCGATCAGGTTGGTGCGGCGGCTGTCGCGCTGATGCCGCTCCACCGGCTGATCGAGGCGCATGTGCTCGCCGCTCAGCGGCTGCATGGCGACGACACCACCGTGCCGGTGATGGCAAAGGGCAAGACCGACATCGCGCGACTGTGGGTCTATGTGCGCGACGATCGACCGTTTGCCGGTGCTGATCCGCCAGCGGCCTTCTTCCGCTACTCGCGCGACCGACGAGGCATGCATCCATCCGCGCATCTTGCGGCGTGGGCGGGCATCCTCCAGGCCGATGCCTATGGCGGCTATGGTGATCTGTACCGCGAGGACCGGCGTCCCGGCCCCGTGCGCGAGGCCGGCTGCTTTGCCCATGCCCGGCGTAAATTCTTCGAGCTAGCCGACATCGAGGGTGCGGCGAGGAAGAAGAGCCGCGGCGAGCGCACGGCCATGGTTTACCCGATCGCACTCGAGGCGGTGCAGAAGCTCGACGCGCTGTTTGAGATCGAGCGCACGATGAATGGGCTGCTCGCCGCCGAGCGCCTCGCCGTGCGCGGCGAGCACAGCGCCCCGCTGATGGACGAGCTCCACGCCTGGCTCACCGCACAAGCCGCAAAGCTGTCGCGCGGGCACGATCTCGCCAAGGCGATTGCCTACATGCTTCGCCGCTGGAAAGCGTTCACCGCCTTCCTCGATGACGGGCGGATCTGTCTTACCAACAACGCCGCCGAGCGCGCGCTGCGCTGCGTGCCGCTCGGCCGCAAAGCCTGGCTGTTTTGCGGCTCGGACAAGGGCGGCGAACGTGCCGCCGTCCTCTACACGCTCATCCAGACCGCACGGCTCAATGACGTCGACCCCCAGGCCTGGCTTGCCGACGTGCTCGCCCGCATCGCCGATTATCCGGCGAGCCGCCTGGGCGAGTTGCTGCCCTGGAACTGGTCGCCAGCGCCAGCGCTCGCCAGGGGGGCCTGACCCAAGCCGTGCAACGAAACAAGGTCGCCTGGGTCAAGACGATCGACCGTGTGGCGGCCGAGCTCGGCGAGGACGCCGACTGGCTCGCCGATATCGCCAATGACATGGAGCCCGAAGACGGGCTGATCTGGGTCTATGGCACCGGCGACGAAGGTGCCATGGCGTTCTCGGACGAGGGCATCGACGCCCTCCAGGAACTCATCGCCATCCACCGCGACACCGAAAACTGACTCCAACCGCGGCCCTCACCGGATGGATACTGCTCGAACGGCATGCCACCGCGCGAAGGAGCGCCGGGCAGCAGACAAGCATCGGACAGAAGCGAATGTCTGAGCTCGCGTTTCGCTCGCACGTCTTACGCGCGCTACGCCGCAACACGCCAGACTACGTCTCACGCTGCTTCCGTGGTGCTTCCACGACGAATTCGGGCGCGGCGAGAACAAAAAACGATCTTGCTAAGTGCCCGGAAATATG contains the following coding sequences:
- the tnpA gene encoding IS66-like element accessory protein TnpA is translated as MTVYSGAERRRRWSGDERLQVLTEAFSPGANVTAVARRYDLSTGLIYTWRRKLRDAAAPAALPTTGFAQAVVVDDAGRPAPSTAPAIVVELAAGRRVSLFASASPALAAAVLKALR
- a CDS encoding FitA-like ribbon-helix-helix domain-containing protein; this encodes MAVMTIRNIDDVIKKRLRVRAAVNGRSMEDEARDILRSALSTDDPRPRNLAHAIHERFGPLGGVDLPHMPREAIRQPVDFGE
- the tnpC gene encoding IS66 family transposase — protein: MVGQLSAELANERAKASATDALIAHLKLQIARLKREQYGASAERTRRLLDQMELQLEELEADASQDALVAEAAAQKTASVRSFQRRQPARKPFPEHLPRERVVVPSPCACLACGSDRLSKLGEDVTETLEVIPRSWKVIQTVRERFACRACERVSQPPAPFHVVPRGWAGPSFLAMLLFEKYGQHQPLNRQAERFAREGVPLSVSTLADQVGAAAVALMPLHRLIEAHVLAAQRLHGDDTTVPVMAKGKTDIARLWVYVRDDRPFAGADPPAAFFRYSRDRRGMHPSAHLAAWAGILQADAYGGYGDLYREDRRPGPVREAGCFAHARRKFFELADIEGAARKKSRGERTAMVYPIALEAVQKLDALFEIERTMNGLLAAERLAVRGEHSAPLMDELHAWLTAQAAKLSRGHDLAKAIAYMLRRWKAFTAFLDDGRICLTNNAAERALRCVPLGRKAWLFCGSDKGGERAAVLYTLIQTARLNDVDPQAWLADVLARIADYPASRLGELLPWNWSPAPALARGA
- the tnpB gene encoding IS66 family insertion sequence element accessory protein TnpB (TnpB, as the term is used for proteins encoded by IS66 family insertion elements, is considered an accessory protein, since TnpC, encoded by a neighboring gene, is a DDE family transposase.) translates to MWIAMGHTDMRKGMQGLALIVQQGLGRDPHSGDLFVFRGRGGALVKIIWHDGVGMSLYAKRIERGRFIWPSAAQGVVSLTASQLACLLDGVDWRNPQYSWRPRSAG
- a CDS encoding type II toxin-antitoxin system VapC family toxin, which gives rise to MIVLDTNVISELMRREPDAKVMAWMGEQPMAGVFTTTLTQAEIFYGLALLPEGRRRDDLLSAARPMFDVDLAGRVLPFDTEAALVYPEIAAGRKQGGKPISQIDAQIAAIVRSRGARLATRNVRDFIDCGITVVDPWGEA